AGACATGGATTATGATTCAGGGCCATTCCATGTATTGGGGGAAACCATGGCCAGAGTTCATAGTATAGGAGTGGCACTAGGCGATACGAAACCTGAGAACTTCATATATTCGATGGATAAGACCGCTTACATCCTGGATCTAGAACAGGCTAGGAGGGATGAGGATTTCGCCTGGGACATAGCGGAATTCCTATATTATTCAGGACATTACGGTTTAACGCTTAACGATGGAATTAAATCGATCGTCGAGGAATTCCTCAATGGATATATGAGTGGGGGAGGCGAGTACACCACCTTAAAAAGGGCGGCATCCCTTCCCTATTTGAAGGTATTCTCCTTCTGGACACCCCTGCCGATCCTAATATACCTTTCAAACAGGTTAAAAAAGGTTGACAGTAGAAAAACTTAAGAGTAGATGAAGCCTCAGCTAAGTAATTGAGCCCTATGGATTGATATTACAATTGGTTTCCCATGTCTGGTAGGGAAGTTTTATGATGGATGAAACCAAGCTATGCCAAACTAAATGTCAAGCATTCAGGTGCACGAAAAGGGCGTTAACCTTTAGGCAGGGGAAGGCCTGGTGCAGATACGCCGACGATGCATGCGACGTGAAATCATGTAAGTTCGCGCAATGCATAAGGGGGAAGCTCCTACCAAACGGGGTATGTGGATTATCCGTCAGGCAGCGTACAGTCGATATCAGATTAAGCGATATAGGTGAACCAGTGAAAGTACCTGGGAAATTAGCCCGAAAACTCAGGGAACGCGAACTCTTCTAAATAGTTTTTCTAGCAAAGGTGAGGTATCCGGTATGGCCTATCATCCTCGAAGAGGGCCTGGTAGCTCCCTCCTCAACCTTTAACTCCCTCACCATGGTTTCCATAGTGGAGATGTCTATGAAGCCGAACCTAGCCAGCTCCTTCACGGTTCTCTCAACCTGGTTAAAGGTTGGACTGAAGGATGCCAAAGGCGAGCTGGGTCTCAAAACCTCGTAGAGCTTCGGTATAACCCTCCATGGCTCACCTATATCCATAATTGCGGCATCGAAGTCCCTATCTTGGAGAACCTCAGCTGCATCTCCAACCCTTATAGTGGCATAGTGGTTCAGCCCTGCATTTCTAAGCTTCTTTAAGGCTATGGATGCGAACTCGGATCGAAGCTCGTAGGAGTATACGTGGCCGTCAGGTCTAACGAGATTAGCTAGGGCCATGGTTAGAGCTCCACTTCCTGTACCTATCTCGAGTATCCTCCTACCCGGAGCCACATCGAGCTTTAACAGTATTAAACCTATGTCCTTCGGGTATATTATCTGGGTAGGTCTTTCAGGCCCCGTAATGAGATCATGTATCGTGGGTTTCAATAGATAAAATTTGTAACCCAAAGAACTCTCCACGTATTCACCATACATCCTTCCGATGGAAGAACCTAGATTAACGATGCCTTTATGGGTGTGAAACTCTCTCTCAGAGGCCTTAACAAGCCATTTTCTGCGCCTATCATAGTACAAGAGTATGGGGTCTCCATCTCTAATGACGGCCCCTCGAGCTTCGTCCAATCGGGGACTCACTCTCTTGATGGAAGGCTACCTTGTCTCCGAGAAGATCAGATAAATCCCGGCAACTAGGAAGGGGAGAACGGCAAGGGGAAACCACCACAGCAATAATCCAGAGAGTAAGAGTAACAGGAGGGCCGCGGTCTCGGTGATGCCCTTCCTACTCGATGGAAGTAAACCTTCAACCTTGAAGCCCGCCTTCTTAGCTGAGAGAAGGATCGCAAGCGTGCCCCCATATGCTAAGAGGAGGTGGAGGAAAGTGGCTGGGAGGAGTATACCCCCTATAGGCTTCCCTGTGCTGGGGAATGGTATAGGAATACCTGAATATATCAAAGGCAGAACGTACGTTTCGATAATTGAGGCTGCTGACACTACTCCTATAACAGCAGCTATCAAAATAGGTAAGTTCCTCCTGTCGTCCCCCATCCCATTTCGCCTAAACTCCTTCATGGATAAAATGATATATAAACTCTGCCATGGAGGCCATTAATTCCTCCATTAAGGGATATTTTCCATGCCGTGCATCATAAACATTATAACCCTTTAAAATTGCAATCTATAGCTCAAAAAACATATTTACCCTTTGAGGAGCCATCTCCCCTTAAGACATGGATAAGGGATCGAAGCGATGGAAAACCGCTATGTGATAAATGTTATTCAGGTGGACAAGGCCATCAAAATTCCAAAGGAGAGCTTGGAAGCCCTAAAGGGAGTGCTTGGAGCTAGAAGAGTAGCTAAAATGAAGATGGAGGCCGTAGAATGTCCGATTAGAGGTAAAAAATTATCATTCGTAGAATGCTTCTCATGCCCTAATTTCATAAGGAGAGTCAGGGGGACCATCCATTGCAAAGGAGAGCCCCTACGATTATAATTTATTTATCATAAAATTGGGTTAAAATAAGTTTATAGAGAGAAGCACTTAATAAGTTAATGGTAGTGGTTACCGATGGGATTTGAGGAAGGCTTTAAGATAAGGGATATAGTGGCTAGGGAAGTGCTAGACTCAAGGGGCAATCCCACTATAGAGGTCGACGTGTATACCATCGGGGGGTTCATGGGCAGAGCTTCAGTGCCTTCAGGGGCCTCCACGGGGAGGTACGAGGCGCTAGAGCTTAGGGATGGAGATGAGAAGAGGTATAAGGGTAAAGGGGTACTTAAAGCGGTGGAGAACGTCAAAAAGATAGCCTCAGAACTTAAGGGATTAGACGTACGCCTCCAGAGGATGATAGACTCGGTGATGATCCGCCTAGATGGCTCGGAGAATAAGTCAAGGCTTGGCGCCAACGCCATCCTAGGGGTCTCGATTGCTGTGGCTAAAGCCGCCGCCGATGCTTCAGGAATACCCCTGTTCCGGTATATAGGGGGAAGCCGCTCCAATCGTTTACCTGTGCCCATGATGAACCTTATAAATGGGGGTAAGCACGCCGGGAACGCTTTAGCCATACAGGAGTTCCTGATAATGCCTGTGGGATTCCATTCCTACAGCGAATCTCTAAGGGCTGGGGTCGAGGTTTATAAAGAATTACGGGGTATCCTAGCTGGAAAATATGGAGAGTCGGCCGTCAATGTGGGCGATGAAGGAGGCTACGCGCCTCCGATGAAGGCGACTGATGAGGCCC
This region of Candidatus Bathyarchaeota archaeon genomic DNA includes:
- a CDS encoding tRNA (adenine-N1)-methyltransferase, which codes for MDEARGAVIRDGDPILLYYDRRRKWLVKASEREFHTHKGIVNLGSSIGRMYGEYVESSLGYKFYLLKPTIHDLITGPERPTQIIYPKDIGLILLKLDVAPGRRILEIGTGSGALTMALANLVRPDGHVYSYELRSEFASIALKKLRNAGLNHYATIRVGDAAEVLQDRDFDAAIMDIGEPWRVIPKLYEVLRPSSPLASFSPTFNQVERTVKELARFGFIDISTMETMVRELKVEEGATRPSSRMIGHTGYLTFARKTI
- the eno gene encoding phosphopyruvate hydratase produces the protein MGFEEGFKIRDIVAREVLDSRGNPTIEVDVYTIGGFMGRASVPSGASTGRYEALELRDGDEKRYKGKGVLKAVENVKKIASELKGLDVRLQRMIDSVMIRLDGSENKSRLGANAILGVSIAVAKAAADASGIPLFRYIGGSRSNRLPVPMMNLINGGKHAGNALAIQEFLIMPVGFHSYSESLRAGVEVYKELRGILAGKYGESAVNVGDEGGYAPPMKATDEALEALWKAVEKAGYDPKSQIWLGIDSAASSFYDASKGIYLIDGMELNGGELMDYYGELISKYHIRSVEDPFQEEDFQGFAEFTSKFGDRLQVIGDDLLVTQLKRIEKCLEMGAANALLLKVNQVGSLSEAIDAGVYALDNGWRVIVSHRSGETEDSFIADFAVGLGAHMIKTGAPARGERTAKYNRLIRIEEVLAPYAEFWGPLLPRRV